A genomic segment from Bradyrhizobium sp. ISRA430 encodes:
- a CDS encoding DUF882 domain-containing protein: protein MGSYVLAGFARKISAVSLSHAGVKAGSRIGLAALLLLAAAGSVHDAAALNETRTLSFHHTHSGEDLTVTFKRDGRYDEAALKQLNHFLRDWRTQDETVMDRHLFDILWEVYRDVDAKQPIQIISSYRSPATNAMLRRRSSGVARFSQHMLGHAMDFYIPGVPLEQIRFAGLRLQRGGVGFYPTSGSPFVHLDTGSIRHWPRMTHDQLARVFPDGRTVHVPADGTPLKGYELAKADIERRGNGDDAATGGKLNFFAALFRSKSAPSSEEDDEGAHAASAKPTAPTVVAAAKPADPVPTPRAKPQAAATLQLASADAQIVAPAKPKPAPVADKPADAKPTDKPETPADIINARGFWDTPATPQQATPAQVAALKARQALAAATDPQPTASVSSSAYEALAYAPGDASQVDHAKVVAASAPIPRPGRPVSRNLAQATEINTVVAKGSQGAIATSARLSAAKGESLWLKIVMLSPSASRAMSVTLMGEIDMAAMRAYFVKPQAVIAMGFTDDPMQGMSCDSFSGSATAKFEMTSFVMRTAALR, encoded by the coding sequence GTGGGCTCATACGTGCTGGCTGGTTTCGCACGCAAAATTTCTGCGGTGTCGTTGTCCCATGCGGGAGTGAAGGCCGGATCCAGGATCGGCCTCGCCGCGCTGCTGCTGCTTGCCGCCGCCGGATCGGTTCATGACGCGGCGGCGCTGAACGAGACCCGCACGCTCTCCTTCCACCACACCCATTCCGGTGAAGATCTCACCGTCACCTTCAAGCGCGACGGGCGCTATGACGAGGCTGCGCTGAAGCAGCTCAATCACTTCCTGCGCGACTGGCGCACCCAGGACGAGACGGTCATGGACCGTCACCTCTTCGACATCCTCTGGGAAGTCTATCGCGACGTCGACGCCAAACAGCCGATCCAGATCATCTCCTCCTACCGCTCCCCCGCCACCAACGCCATGCTCCGCCGCCGCTCTTCGGGCGTCGCGCGCTTCAGCCAGCACATGCTGGGACATGCAATGGACTTCTACATTCCGGGCGTGCCGCTGGAGCAGATCCGCTTTGCCGGCCTGCGCCTGCAGCGCGGCGGCGTCGGCTTCTATCCGACCTCCGGCTCGCCCTTCGTGCATCTCGACACCGGCAGCATCCGGCATTGGCCGCGCATGACGCATGATCAGCTCGCGCGCGTCTTCCCGGACGGCCGCACGGTCCATGTGCCCGCCGACGGCACGCCGCTGAAGGGCTATGAGCTTGCCAAGGCGGACATCGAGCGGCGCGGCAATGGCGACGACGCCGCGACCGGCGGCAAGTTGAACTTCTTCGCTGCCCTGTTCAGGAGCAAGTCGGCTCCCAGCAGCGAAGAGGATGACGAAGGCGCCCACGCCGCGAGCGCGAAGCCGACGGCCCCGACCGTGGTCGCCGCCGCGAAGCCGGCCGATCCAGTGCCGACGCCGCGCGCCAAACCGCAAGCTGCTGCAACGCTCCAGCTCGCCTCGGCCGATGCGCAGATCGTTGCGCCGGCCAAGCCGAAGCCCGCACCCGTCGCCGACAAGCCGGCTGACGCCAAGCCGACCGACAAGCCGGAGACGCCGGCCGACATCATCAATGCCCGCGGCTTCTGGGATACGCCGGCAACGCCGCAGCAGGCGACGCCAGCCCAGGTCGCCGCGCTGAAGGCGCGCCAGGCGCTCGCCGCCGCCACCGATCCGCAGCCGACCGCGAGCGTCTCCTCATCCGCCTATGAGGCTCTGGCCTATGCGCCGGGCGACGCCTCCCAGGTTGACCACGCCAAGGTCGTCGCCGCCTCGGCACCGATCCCGCGCCCAGGCCGTCCGGTCTCCCGCAACCTCGCCCAGGCCACTGAAATCAACACGGTTGTGGCCAAGGGGTCCCAGGGCGCGATCGCGACCTCAGCCCGCCTCTCCGCCGCCAAGGGCGAGAGCCTGTGGCTCAAGATCGTGATGCTGTCGCCAAGCGCGAGCCGCGCAATGTCGGTGACGCTGATGGGCGAGATCGATATGGCTGCTATGCGCGCCTACTTCGTCAAGCCGCAAGCCGTGATCGCGATGGGCTTCACCGACGATCCAATGCAGGGCATGTCCTGCGACAGCTTTTCGGGAAGCGCGACGGCGAAGTTCGAGATGACGTCGTTCGTCATGCGCACGGCCGCACTGCGCTAA
- a CDS encoding M3 family oligoendopeptidase has product MTSRSKSALSKSALSTSALRKPNTKKNAAKAKSSRKPASKTGKLPEWNLADLYSGIDAPEVARDLEKMDADCVAFETDYKGKLATGTANEDGGKWLAEAVRRYEAIDDLAGRLGSYAGLVHAGDSVDPKISKFYGDVSERLTAASTHLLFFALELNRIDDDLLTRAMQTAELAHYRPWIEDLRKEKPYQLEDKLEQLFLEKAQTGYSAWNRLFDQTISGLRFKVGSKELAIEPTLNLLQDRDGAKRKTAAEALAKTFKANERTFALITNTLAKDKDIADRWRGFQDVADSRHLNNRVEREVVDALVASVRAAYPKLSHRYYALKARWFKKKRLAYWDRNAPLPFAATDTIAWPDARNMVLTAYRGFSPTMAEIAERFFADRWIDAPVRPGKAPGAFSHPTTPSAHPYVLMNYQGKPRDVMTLAHELGHGVHQVLAAKNGALMAPTPLTLAETASVFGEMLTFKRLLAQTKSAKQRQAMLAGKVEDMINTVVRQIAFYSFERAVHTERKNGELTATRLGEIWLSVQGESLGPAIEIKAGYENYWMYIPHFIHSPFYVYAYAFGDCLVNSLYAVYENAAEGFAERYLDMLAAGGTKHYSELLRPFGLDAKDPKFWDGGLSVIAGMIDELEAMG; this is encoded by the coding sequence ATGACTTCGCGCTCCAAATCTGCACTTAGCAAGTCTGCTCTTAGCACGTCCGCTCTCCGCAAGCCGAACACCAAAAAAAACGCCGCCAAAGCAAAGTCCTCCAGAAAGCCGGCGAGCAAAACCGGCAAGCTTCCGGAGTGGAACCTCGCCGATCTCTATTCCGGGATCGATGCGCCGGAAGTGGCGCGCGATCTCGAGAAGATGGACGCCGATTGCGTCGCGTTTGAGACGGACTACAAGGGCAAGCTCGCGACAGGGACAGCAAACGAAGATGGCGGAAAATGGCTCGCCGAGGCCGTGCGACGCTATGAGGCGATCGATGATCTCGCCGGCCGTCTCGGCTCCTATGCTGGGCTCGTCCACGCCGGCGACAGCGTTGATCCCAAGATTTCAAAGTTTTACGGCGACGTCTCCGAACGGCTGACAGCGGCGTCCACGCATCTGTTGTTTTTCGCGCTCGAGCTCAACCGCATCGATGACGATCTTTTGACCCGCGCGATGCAAACCGCCGAGCTCGCGCATTACCGTCCGTGGATCGAGGACCTGCGCAAGGAGAAGCCGTACCAGCTCGAGGACAAGCTGGAGCAGCTCTTTCTGGAGAAGGCGCAGACCGGGTATTCCGCCTGGAACAGGCTGTTCGACCAAACCATCTCGGGCCTGCGCTTCAAGGTCGGCTCCAAGGAGCTCGCGATCGAGCCGACGCTGAACCTGTTGCAGGACCGCGACGGCGCCAAGCGCAAGACCGCCGCCGAAGCGCTGGCAAAGACGTTCAAGGCCAATGAGCGCACCTTTGCGCTGATCACCAATACGCTCGCCAAGGACAAGGACATCGCCGACCGCTGGCGCGGCTTCCAGGACGTCGCGGATTCCCGCCATCTGAACAACCGCGTCGAGCGCGAGGTGGTCGATGCGCTGGTCGCTTCTGTGCGCGCGGCCTATCCGAAGCTGTCGCATCGCTACTACGCGCTGAAGGCGCGCTGGTTCAAGAAGAAGCGGCTCGCCTATTGGGACCGCAACGCGCCGCTGCCCTTTGCCGCGACCGACACCATCGCCTGGCCGGACGCGCGGAACATGGTGCTCACTGCCTATCGCGGCTTCTCGCCGACAATGGCCGAGATCGCCGAGCGCTTCTTCGCCGACCGCTGGATCGATGCGCCGGTGCGTCCGGGCAAGGCGCCCGGCGCCTTCTCGCATCCGACCACGCCGTCGGCGCACCCTTACGTGCTGATGAACTACCAGGGCAAGCCGCGCGACGTGATGACGCTCGCCCATGAGCTCGGCCATGGCGTGCACCAGGTGCTGGCGGCCAAGAACGGCGCGCTGATGGCGCCGACGCCGTTGACGCTCGCGGAAACCGCAAGCGTGTTCGGGGAAATGCTGACCTTCAAGCGGCTGCTCGCGCAGACCAAGAGTGCGAAGCAGCGCCAGGCGATGCTCGCCGGCAAGGTCGAGGACATGATCAACACGGTGGTGCGGCAGATCGCGTTCTATTCGTTCGAGCGCGCCGTGCATACCGAACGCAAGAACGGCGAGCTCACCGCGACGCGGCTTGGCGAGATCTGGCTGTCGGTGCAGGGCGAGAGCCTCGGACCGGCGATCGAGATCAAGGCGGGCTATGAGAACTACTGGATGTACATCCCGCATTTCATCCACTCGCCGTTCTACGTCTATGCCTATGCGTTCGGCGATTGCCTCGTGAACTCGCTCTACGCCGTCTACGAGAACGCCGCCGAGGGCTTTGCCGAGCGCTATCTCGACATGCTCGCCGCCGGCGGCACCAAGCATTATTCCGAGCTGCTCCGCCCCTTCGGGCTCGACGCCAAGGACCCGAAATTCTGGGACGGCGGGCTCTCGGTCATTGCCGGCATGATCGACGAGCTGGAGGCGATGGGCTGA
- a CDS encoding DUF2312 domain-containing protein encodes MATSAAVRDDEPATKFAKDQLKSIIERIERLEEEKKAISDDIRDVYAESKGNGFDVKALRTIVRLRKQDPNERAEAETILETYMQALGML; translated from the coding sequence ATGGCCACCTCCGCCGCCGTCCGCGACGACGAGCCCGCGACGAAATTTGCAAAAGACCAGCTCAAATCCATCATCGAGCGCATCGAGCGTCTGGAGGAAGAGAAGAAGGCGATCTCCGACGACATCCGTGACGTCTACGCCGAGAGCAAGGGCAACGGCTTCGACGTGAAGGCACTGCGCACCATCGTGCGCCTGCGCAAGCAGGACCCGAACGAGCGCGCCGAGGCCGAGACGATCCTCGAGACCTACATGCAGGCGCTGGGGATGCTCTGA
- a CDS encoding TetR/AcrR family transcriptional regulator: MVYRRTHQVVKRLAARRSAILAAAREAAAEGGMAAVQIAPVAVRASVAAGTVYRYFPSKADLISELIAEVSRDELAAIRRAADAAPGPSSALAAAVTTVAVHTLSQRRLAWGILAEPVDVDVSASRLASRREIAGEIAARIEAAVRAGHLPAQDTALAATALLGALHEALVGPLAPDNLEDPAKLRDAVQTVTLLALRAVGVMDARARGLVVQQTLLPTTKALVGA, encoded by the coding sequence ATGGTTTATCGGCGGACGCATCAAGTGGTTAAGCGCCTAGCGGCCCGGCGCAGCGCCATTCTCGCGGCGGCGCGCGAGGCGGCGGCGGAAGGCGGGATGGCGGCGGTGCAGATCGCGCCGGTCGCGGTCCGGGCCAGTGTCGCGGCCGGCACCGTCTATCGCTACTTCCCCTCCAAGGCCGACCTGATCTCCGAATTGATCGCCGAGGTCTCCCGCGACGAGCTCGCCGCGATCCGCCGGGCAGCCGACGCCGCGCCGGGCCCGTCGTCGGCGCTGGCGGCGGCCGTCACCACGGTTGCCGTCCATACCCTGTCCCAGCGCCGGCTGGCCTGGGGCATCCTGGCCGAGCCGGTCGACGTCGATGTCAGCGCCTCCCGGCTAGCCAGCCGGCGCGAGATCGCGGGCGAGATCGCCGCCCGGATCGAAGCCGCCGTGCGCGCCGGTCATCTGCCGGCGCAGGACACCGCGCTTGCCGCGACCGCGCTGCTCGGCGCGCTGCATGAGGCCCTGGTCGGGCCGCTCGCCCCCGACAATCTCGAAGATCCCGCAAAGCTGCGCGACGCGGTGCAGACCGTCACGCTGCTCGCGCTGCGCGCGGTCGGCGTGATGGACGCCCGCGCCCGCGGCCTCGTGGTGCAGCAGACGCTGCTGCCGACCACGAAGGCGCTGGTGGGGGCTTGA
- a CDS encoding sigma-54 dependent transcriptional regulator → MAASILIADDDAVARRLVENMVQKCGYETVVVDSGDAAIAALTAPDAPAIDAVILDLVMPGLDGMGVLAKIREAGLSVPVIVQTAHGGIDNVISAMRAGAADFVVKPVGMERLQVSLRNALNASALKGELQRIRHSREGRLTFSDIVTRAEAMTPVMRAAQKAAGSSIPVLIEGESGVGKEMFARAIHGSGERKAKPFVAVNCGAIPDNLVESILFGHEKGAFTGATERHMGKFVEAHGGTLFLDEVSELPLTAQVKLLRALQEGAVEAVGGRKPVKVDVRIISATNRRLLERVKQGHFREDLFYRLHVLPLTIPALRARREDIPHLLRHFLARFAAEENRAITGISGEAVAHLAQLDWPGNIRQLENAVYRAVVMSEGDQLGLGDFPLLSSHPHPGTEIPTAPLMLEPIAAPTMVSGSEIPIAPLPSAGALAMLTSTGDVRPLEDMENEIIRFAISHYRGQMSEVARRLKIGRSTLYRKLDEAGVSGHGGKSGEETH, encoded by the coding sequence ATGGCTGCCAGTATTTTGATCGCCGACGACGACGCCGTAGCGCGCCGTCTGGTCGAGAACATGGTGCAGAAATGCGGCTATGAGACGGTCGTCGTGGACTCCGGCGATGCCGCAATCGCCGCCCTCACCGCGCCCGACGCGCCGGCCATCGACGCCGTGATCCTCGATCTCGTGATGCCCGGCCTCGACGGCATGGGCGTGCTGGCCAAGATCCGCGAGGCGGGGCTCAGCGTCCCCGTGATCGTGCAGACCGCCCATGGCGGCATCGACAACGTGATCTCGGCGATGCGCGCAGGCGCGGCCGATTTCGTGGTCAAGCCGGTCGGCATGGAGCGGCTTCAGGTTTCCTTGCGCAATGCGCTCAACGCCTCCGCACTCAAGGGCGAATTGCAGCGCATCCGCCACAGCCGCGAGGGACGCTTGACCTTCTCCGACATCGTCACGCGTGCCGAGGCGATGACGCCGGTGATGCGCGCCGCGCAGAAGGCGGCGGGCTCCTCGATCCCCGTGCTGATCGAAGGCGAGTCCGGCGTCGGCAAGGAGATGTTCGCGCGTGCCATCCATGGAAGCGGCGAGCGCAAGGCAAAGCCGTTCGTCGCGGTCAATTGCGGCGCTATCCCTGACAATCTCGTCGAGTCGATCCTGTTCGGTCACGAGAAGGGCGCCTTCACCGGCGCGACCGAACGGCACATGGGCAAGTTCGTCGAGGCCCATGGCGGCACGCTGTTTCTGGACGAGGTCAGCGAGCTGCCGCTGACCGCGCAGGTCAAGCTGCTGCGTGCGCTCCAGGAAGGTGCGGTGGAGGCGGTCGGCGGCCGCAAGCCCGTCAAGGTCGACGTCCGCATCATCTCCGCAACCAACCGCAGGCTTCTGGAGCGGGTGAAGCAGGGCCACTTCCGCGAGGACCTGTTCTATCGCCTGCACGTGCTGCCGCTGACGATCCCGGCGCTGCGCGCGCGGCGCGAGGACATCCCGCATCTGCTTCGTCATTTCCTGGCGCGGTTTGCTGCCGAGGAGAACCGCGCGATTACCGGCATCAGCGGCGAGGCGGTGGCGCACCTGGCGCAGCTCGATTGGCCCGGCAACATTCGTCAGCTCGAGAACGCCGTCTATCGCGCAGTGGTGATGAGCGAGGGCGACCAGCTCGGCCTCGGCGATTTCCCGCTGCTCAGCTCGCATCCGCATCCCGGGACGGAGATTCCGACCGCGCCGCTGATGCTCGAGCCGATTGCGGCGCCCACAATGGTATCGGGTAGCGAAATACCGATCGCCCCCCTGCCGTCGGCAGGCGCTCTTGCCATGTTGACCTCGACCGGCGACGTGCGGCCGCTCGAGGACATGGAGAACGAGATCATCCGATTCGCGATCTCGCATTATCGCGGACAGATGTCGGAGGTGGCCCGCCGCCTCAAAATCGGCCGCTCCACGCTTTACCGCAAACTCGACGAAGCCGGCGTGTCCGGACATGGCGGGAAAAGCGGAGAGGAGACGCACTAG
- a CDS encoding L,D-transpeptidase family protein, giving the protein MLDCSNHRRGFDRVLMTVAATFLTVSATSALAQDQARSSAAELAIEAAIPRPEPANVPPPTAADIKLDTTAAVQDPAKDAMKEPTKAEAAPEPDKVETKPSDVATTPAADAPKSETAKTEPTKSEPTKSEPAKSDTATAVPTAPAAPAAAAAAPAEPPKEIAKEPAAEPVKAASNVPAADQPVADKLKDMIGTKSSRYFDRKNERAAVEKFYGAREFAPVWTQAGSLTAAGKGVIARLKDAASDGLNPADYPVPDFAAATTPDALAEAELKLTASMLDYARQAQSGRMHWSQVSADILYPEHPVDPNEVLTKVTTAADASAALDSYNPPQKLYKELKAKLAQLRGQGEGPMIEIGDGPALKYTPARGKKQAEVVVEDPRVPQLRAKLGITENANDARYDATVAEAVRKFQDGAELKATGILDDRTVKALNSPKRDRQIDTVLVNMERWRWLPRDLGVPSLGDAYVILNIPDYTLKVMQRGQQVWTTRVVTGKPGQHATPLLSETMKYITVNPTWNVPPSIVYNEYLPALQQDPTVLQRMGLRLEQNRDGSVHISQPPGEANALGRVRFNFPNKFLVYQHDTPDKYLFAKEERAFSHGCMRVQNPDQYASVLLNITMPNEHYTPERIRSMYGSSEIDLKFPTPIPVNITYQTAFVDDAGKLQFRRDVYGRDATMINILKNSRGKDLESVVAHSQPSYSRPATTLPSGVAIANNGGGFGGFSSSGPSFFERLFGAPTPPPAPVGRRSQRVFTR; this is encoded by the coding sequence ATGCTTGACTGTTCGAACCACCGTCGAGGCTTTGACCGCGTGCTGATGACGGTCGCGGCAACCTTCCTCACGGTGTCGGCCACTTCGGCACTGGCGCAGGATCAGGCGCGCAGCAGTGCTGCCGAGCTCGCGATCGAAGCCGCAATCCCGCGCCCCGAACCGGCAAACGTCCCGCCCCCCACCGCCGCCGACATCAAGCTCGACACCACGGCAGCGGTTCAGGACCCCGCCAAGGACGCAATGAAAGAGCCGACAAAAGCGGAAGCTGCTCCGGAGCCTGACAAGGTCGAGACCAAGCCCTCCGACGTCGCCACCACGCCGGCAGCCGACGCGCCGAAGAGCGAGACGGCCAAGACCGAGCCGACCAAATCTGAGCCGACCAAATCTGAACCTGCCAAATCTGACACCGCGACGGCAGTGCCGACCGCTCCCGCAGCACCTGCAGCCGCCGCAGCGGCCCCGGCCGAACCGCCGAAGGAGATCGCCAAGGAGCCCGCCGCCGAGCCGGTGAAGGCCGCGAGCAACGTGCCCGCCGCCGACCAGCCGGTCGCCGACAAGCTCAAGGACATGATCGGCACCAAATCTTCGCGTTATTTCGATCGCAAGAACGAGCGTGCCGCCGTCGAGAAGTTTTACGGCGCGCGCGAGTTCGCGCCGGTCTGGACGCAAGCAGGCAGCTTGACCGCCGCGGGCAAGGGCGTGATTGCGCGGCTGAAGGATGCAGCCTCCGACGGCCTCAATCCCGCCGATTACCCTGTGCCGGATTTCGCCGCCGCCACGACGCCCGATGCGCTCGCCGAAGCCGAGCTGAAGCTCACCGCCAGCATGCTCGACTATGCGCGTCAGGCGCAGAGCGGCCGGATGCACTGGTCGCAGGTCAGCGCCGATATCCTCTATCCCGAGCACCCGGTCGACCCGAACGAGGTACTGACCAAGGTCACGACCGCGGCCGACGCGTCCGCCGCGCTCGACAGCTACAACCCGCCGCAGAAGCTCTACAAGGAGTTGAAGGCGAAGCTCGCGCAGCTCCGCGGCCAGGGCGAAGGCCCGATGATCGAGATCGGCGACGGCCCCGCGCTGAAATACACCCCGGCCCGCGGCAAGAAGCAGGCCGAGGTCGTGGTGGAAGATCCGCGGGTGCCGCAGCTCCGCGCCAAGCTCGGCATTACCGAGAACGCCAACGATGCGCGCTACGACGCGACGGTTGCCGAAGCCGTGCGCAAATTCCAGGACGGCGCCGAGCTCAAGGCCACCGGCATCCTCGACGACAGGACTGTCAAGGCGCTGAACAGCCCGAAGCGCGACAGGCAGATCGACACGGTGCTGGTGAACATGGAGCGCTGGCGCTGGTTGCCGCGCGACCTTGGCGTCCCGTCGCTCGGCGACGCCTATGTCATCCTCAACATCCCCGACTACACTCTGAAGGTGATGCAGCGCGGCCAGCAGGTCTGGACCACCCGCGTCGTCACCGGCAAGCCGGGCCAGCATGCGACCCCGCTGCTCAGCGAGACGATGAAGTACATCACGGTCAACCCGACCTGGAACGTGCCGCCGTCGATCGTCTACAACGAATACCTGCCGGCGCTTCAGCAGGACCCGACCGTGCTCCAGCGCATGGGCCTGCGCCTCGAGCAGAACCGCGACGGCTCCGTGCATATCTCGCAGCCGCCCGGTGAAGCCAACGCACTCGGCCGCGTCCGCTTCAACTTCCCGAACAAATTCCTGGTCTATCAGCACGACACGCCGGACAAGTACCTGTTCGCCAAGGAGGAGCGCGCCTTCAGCCACGGCTGCATGCGCGTGCAGAATCCGGATCAGTACGCCTCCGTGCTGCTCAACATCACGATGCCGAACGAGCACTACACGCCCGAGCGCATCCGCAGCATGTACGGCTCGAGCGAGATCGATCTGAAATTCCCGACGCCGATCCCGGTCAACATCACCTACCAGACTGCGTTCGTGGATGACGCCGGCAAGCTGCAATTCCGCAGGGACGTCTATGGCCGCGATGCGACCATGATCAACATCCTGAAGAACAGCCGCGGCAAGGACCTCGAGAGCGTCGTCGCACATTCTCAGCCGAGCTATTCGCGCCCGGCGACGACGCTGCCGTCCGGCGTGGCGATCGCCAACAATGGCGGCGGCTTTGGCGGCTTCTCCTCGTCCGGCCCCTCGTTCTTCGAGCGCCTGTTCGGGGCGCCGACCCCGCCGCCGGCTCCGGTCGGCCGCAGGTCGCAGCGGGTGTTTACCCGCTGA
- the pyk gene encoding pyruvate kinase — protein sequence MRRLRRIKILATLGPASSDLAMIRRLFEAGADLFRINMSHTPHDKMRELVATIRNVESSYGRPIGILVDLQGPKLRLGAFADGSVQLQNGQTFTLDSDKAPGDSTRVHLPHPEILAALRPGHALLLDDGKVRLIAEETSKEHAVTRVVVGGKMSDRKGVSLPDTDLAVSAMTPKDRADLEAALVTGVDWIALSFVQRADDVIEAKKMIRGRAAVMAKIEKPQAIDRLADIIEASDALMVARGDLGVELPLERVPSLQKQMTRMARRAGKPVVIATQMLESMIQAPVPTRAEVSDVATAVYEGADAIMLSAESAAGKFPVEAVSTMNRIGEEVERDPTYLSVVAAQRPSPEATAGDAIADAARQIAETLDLPALICWTSSGSTAVRVARERPKPPIVAITPNITAGRRLAVVWGVHCVVAEDARDQDDMVSRAGQIAFRDGFVRAGQRVIIVAGVPLGIPGTTNMVRIASVGPEGEANM from the coding sequence ATGAGGCGTCTTCGCCGTATCAAGATTCTCGCGACCCTCGGACCCGCCTCTTCAGACCTCGCGATGATCCGCCGGCTGTTCGAGGCCGGCGCCGACCTTTTCCGCATCAACATGAGCCACACCCCGCACGACAAGATGCGGGAGCTGGTGGCGACCATCCGTAACGTCGAGAGCAGCTACGGCCGGCCGATCGGCATCCTGGTCGACCTCCAGGGCCCGAAGCTCAGGCTCGGCGCCTTCGCCGACGGCTCGGTCCAGCTCCAGAACGGCCAGACCTTCACGCTGGATTCCGACAAGGCGCCAGGCGATTCCACGCGCGTCCATCTCCCCCATCCGGAGATCCTCGCCGCATTGCGGCCGGGGCATGCGCTCCTGCTCGATGACGGCAAGGTGCGGCTGATCGCGGAGGAAACCTCCAAAGAGCATGCGGTGACGCGTGTCGTGGTCGGCGGCAAGATGTCCGACCGCAAGGGCGTCAGCCTGCCCGATACGGACCTGGCGGTCTCGGCGATGACGCCGAAGGACCGTGCCGATCTCGAGGCGGCGCTCGTCACCGGCGTCGACTGGATCGCGCTGTCCTTCGTGCAGCGCGCCGATGACGTGATCGAGGCCAAGAAGATGATCCGCGGCCGCGCCGCCGTGATGGCCAAGATCGAGAAGCCGCAGGCCATCGACCGCCTCGCCGACATCATCGAGGCCTCCGACGCGCTGATGGTGGCGCGCGGAGACCTCGGCGTCGAGCTGCCGCTGGAGCGTGTGCCGAGCCTGCAGAAGCAGATGACGCGCATGGCGCGCCGCGCCGGCAAGCCGGTGGTGATCGCAACCCAGATGCTGGAATCGATGATCCAGGCGCCGGTGCCGACCCGCGCCGAAGTCTCGGACGTCGCCACCGCCGTCTATGAAGGCGCCGACGCCATCATGCTGTCGGCGGAATCGGCCGCCGGCAAATTCCCGGTCGAGGCCGTCTCGACCATGAACCGCATCGGCGAGGAGGTCGAGCGCGACCCGACCTATCTTTCGGTGGTCGCGGCGCAGCGCCCGTCGCCCGAGGCGACCGCAGGCGATGCCATTGCAGATGCTGCACGGCAGATCGCCGAGACGCTCGACCTGCCGGCGCTGATCTGCTGGACCAGCTCAGGCTCGACCGCCGTGCGCGTTGCGCGCGAACGGCCGAAGCCGCCGATCGTGGCAATCACGCCGAACATCACGGCCGGACGCCGGCTGGCGGTTGTCTGGGGCGTGCATTGCGTGGTCGCTGAGGATGCGCGCGACCAGGACGACATGGTGAGCCGCGCCGGCCAGATCGCGTTTCGGGATGGATTCGTCCGCGCCGGTCAGCGCGTGATCATCGTCGCCGGCGTGCCGCTCGGCATCCCCGGCACCACCAACATGGTGCGCATCGCCTCGGTTGGCCCCGAGGGCGAGGCGAATATGTGA
- a CDS encoding DUF1244 domain-containing protein encodes MAIDDKTRTELEAAAFRRLVEHLRTRTDVQNIDLMNLAGFCRNCLSNWLKDAADAQGVALSKDESREAIYGMPYETWKSKYQGTATPEQLEAMKKVHPGH; translated from the coding sequence ATGGCAATCGACGACAAAACCAGAACGGAGCTCGAGGCCGCCGCCTTCCGGCGCCTGGTCGAGCATCTGCGGACGCGGACCGACGTCCAGAACATCGATCTGATGAATCTGGCGGGCTTCTGCCGCAATTGCCTCTCCAACTGGCTCAAGGATGCGGCCGACGCGCAAGGGGTGGCCCTCAGCAAGGACGAGAGCCGCGAGGCCATCTACGGCATGCCGTACGAGACCTGGAAGTCGAAGTACCAGGGCACGGCCACGCCGGAGCAGCTTGAGGCGATGAAGAAAGTCCATCCCGGGCACTGA
- a CDS encoding DUF1036 domain-containing protein, whose product MIAESPRSPLRLLARLVPVLAVALLCLWSSPASADFRLCNNTASRVGIALGYKDADGWTTEGWWNISSRSCETLLRGTLVARYYYIYAIDYDRGGEWSGQAFMCSRDKEFTIRGTEDCLARGYDRTGFFEVDTGEQRAWTVQLTDANEQPSQQRVPGLPGPVGPGGGVPGLPNSPPGATPPGSPGLPPGAPPPPGNKP is encoded by the coding sequence ATGATCGCCGAATCTCCCCGTTCACCCCTCCGCCTGCTCGCCCGGTTGGTCCCGGTGCTGGCGGTTGCCCTGCTGTGCCTCTGGAGCAGCCCGGCATCGGCCGATTTCCGCCTGTGCAACAACACCGCAAGCCGGGTCGGTATCGCACTCGGCTACAAGGACGCCGATGGCTGGACCACCGAGGGCTGGTGGAACATCTCGTCCCGCTCCTGCGAGACGCTACTGCGGGGAACGCTGGTCGCCCGCTACTACTACATCTATGCGATCGACTACGACCGCGGCGGCGAGTGGTCCGGGCAGGCCTTCATGTGCTCGCGCGACAAGGAATTCACCATCCGCGGCACGGAGGATTGTCTGGCGCGCGGCTACGATCGGACCGGCTTCTTCGAGGTCGACACCGGCGAGCAGCGGGCCTGGACGGTGCAGCTCACCGACGCCAACGAGCAGCCCTCGCAGCAGCGGGTGCCGGGTCTGCCCGGACCAGTTGGCCCGGGCGGCGGCGTTCCGGGTTTGCCCAATAGCCCGCCGGGTGCTACGCCCCCGGGCTCGCCTGGTCTTCCGCCAGGTGCCCCTCCCCCGCCTGGGAATAAGCCATGA